The Podospora bellae-mahoneyi strain CBS 112042 chromosome 7, whole genome shotgun sequence genome includes a window with the following:
- a CDS encoding hypothetical protein (COG:P; EggNog:ENOG503NXIF) codes for MGRQERIARSIVRAILRTNVNGTKKKASNPLGILLALFSAFFSLYQLLMRKIRPADFAKLRREYWDVSDDDYVDSFRPREGAKDEEALTAIGDMGFSGSTFYATTDQKYLVKSVPRHSEHSFFRNDLLTPYVQHMATHPQSLLVRICDFLGASGASIGRILRLAPSHHIVMENIMYGREEAENRGDAKWENWDLKPTSYFYPERDIADGALTSDATKEQLADEFHDKIVLSQEQADDLFARLEEDTKLLAEHNAVDYSLFLVRMKLPREEVQEEVQPEAAKSDSNLAPPEDGPSVPPQPPTWKTGVASADGKYVYRASILDFFWAKHKIQPRFMTLLINLWNLLISKDGPMSITTTPEEYRERFLKMCRGYVDIKKD; via the exons ATGGGTCGACAAGAAAGAATCGCCCGGTCCATCGTCCGCGCCATCCTCAGGACCAATGTCAATGgcaccaaaaagaaagccaGCAACCCACTCGggatcctcctcgccctgttctccgccttcttctccctctaCCAGCTGCTCATGAGAAAGATCCGCCCTGCCGACTTTGCCAAGCTGCGACGGGAGTACTGGGATGTCAGCGATGACGACTATGTCGACTCGTTCCGACCGCGGGAGGGCGCaaaggatgaggaggctTTGACTGCTATCGGGGACATGGGATTCTCTGGTTCC ACCTTTTACGCAACCACCGACCAAAAGTACCTCGTCAAGTCGGTCCCACGCCACTCCGAACATTCCTTCTTCCGCAACGATCTCCTGACCCCGTACGTCCAGCACATGGCTACGCATCCGCAGTCTTTGTTGGTCAGAATATGTGATTTCCTTGGCGCCTCAGGTGCTTCTATTGGAAGGATCCTCCGTCTCGCGCCTTCGCATCATATCGTCATGGAGAACATCATGTACGGCCGGGAGGAGGCTGAAAACAGGGGGGATGCCAAATGGGAGAACTGGGACCTGAAGCCAACGTCGTATTTCTACCCCGAACGAGATATTGCCGATGGCGCACTCACGAGCGACGCAACCAAGGAGCAGCTGGCGGATGAGTTTCACGACAAGATTGTGCTCAGCCAGGAGCAGGCGGATGATTTGTTtgcgaggttggaggaggacacAAAGTTGCTGGCCGAACACAACGCGGTAGATTATTCCTTGTTTTTGGTCAGGATGAAGCTGCCACGGGAGGAGGTCCAAGAGGAGGTGCAGCCGGAGGCGGCAAAGTCGGACTCGAACTTGGCGCCGCCAGAGGATGGGCCGTCGGTTCCGCCTCAACCTCCGACGTGGAAGACGGGGGTTGCTTCGGCGGATGGGAAGTATGTTTATCGGGCTTCGATCTTGGACTTCTTTTGGGCGAAGCACAAGATCCAGCCGAGGTTCATGACGTTGCTGATTAACTTGTGGAATTTGTTGATTAGCAAGGATGGGCCGATGAGTATCACTACTACACCGGAGGAGTACAGGGAGAGGTTTTTGAAGATGTGTAGGGGGTATGTGGACATCAAGAAGGACTGA